One region of Pogona vitticeps strain Pit_001003342236 chromosome 1, PviZW2.1, whole genome shotgun sequence genomic DNA includes:
- the ASXL2 gene encoding putative Polycomb group protein ASXL2 isoform X4, translated as MARKGFSQMPLQVTTRLSQVSSPQAGCPSPLSAGKVISSSQKHSKKALKQALKRKQQRKQQECRASGPISSNHHLLQQHAKAAGHQAAPAKPAWEGKPSEGPSSSPPTSTSSSSPSVRAEPSLPVLGKKPFPRSDRLHARQLKRTKCAEIDVETPDSILVNTNLRALINKHTFSLLPVDGQQRLLLLLPEVDRQAGVDGLLKLSTSALNNEFFTSAAQGWKERLSEGEFTPEMQLRLRQELEKEKKVEPWKERFFESYYGQSSGLSPEEARLLTSSPTAVQRDAPARSTGTLLQKGPPASVAGPPGGEAAGPPARGTKTPDLSACHVEPAVAAPGKEEAVSPAPSPVAPPAPARVAEMPGPLAAAGGPSWIGGQAACRPSLGVKAEDEPLQGEPGEEEAPAPAKSSSQPKSPAAGPGPGSPPEKEAQGRPPKEEDVAAALEPMDTAGGQALKRRTGAPEEEGLATPEKRPLLTEQSPSRPPFQAPPQHFPTPPVPKVPPLRIPISRIQRGPAPFPAGQCPPRASPPLALGGPRRTGARTLADIKARAQMARAQRAAAAAAAAASLSAAPASLVGTIPGPGPGGGRAEEGRGPAPGGPRGAALGLVSPGGGAGPGGPGLPPPDPWPPTQRPASGGAARTQLQPAPTARPGAPAETSPPAQPAVRAAPSPSLGVRGPPSTSAPGRVISWKASPAPTQDSQPASGFGAPVSGASPPSPLLPISQASSESFKSPPPPPPPASPAGAGLALPSSPWPAAPASLNLTPSSSGASRSPAGPARAASSTRIPANNPLVAQLLQGKEVPLEQILPKPLVLRVEMKTVALPVAKAGQEPPATPRLLPPRDAAEGRPPLLSFPSGGRALGSPLGGRPAPGSAFSQPDQLGATSAGLGSCQEASGPAAQEPLCQGLTQRGTPRALPAGPPPPPHLPASRSFVLGFAGRRTSRPAMSGHYLLNISTYGRCPENLRRSLAVPPPESCLGPEEEEEEEEEEEPDAGGSSAGVSDKEEGGEAVPCDAEHHVAHVVVQEETPAHQRGEAGAQGIPRTGAEKGEQGTGGRKEGGRLLFSAGQGDTAERSTVARDFLQTTQTVTGERRPRRTELCASAPVDVTSPRPQLFSPSPPPRFFGGPGAAPQLVRTGYSGTINVSTSPDLHQEALLSGLSDPSGMGDVVSFSVTVTTIPSGQARSASGGLGQPLLHGQAFSEDGGLEDLPSKCYCRLKAMIVCKGCGAFCHDDCIGPSKLCVACLVVR; from the exons ATGGCTAGAAAGGGGTTTTCTCAAATGCCGTTGCAAG TGACCACCAGGCTGTCTCAGGTCTCCTCCCCGCAGGCAGGCTGCCCGTCTCCTCTCTCAGCAGGTAAAGTCATCTCGTCCTCTCAGAAGCACAGCAAAAAAGCACTCAAGCAG gCTCTGAAGCGGAAGCAGCAGCGGAAGCAGCAGGAGTGCCGAGCCAGCGGGCCGATCTCCTCcaaccaccacctcctccagcagcatgcCAAGGCAGCCGGCCACCAGGCGGCTCCTGCAAAGCCCG CTTGGGAAGGGAAGCCGTCTGAGGGACCCTCCAGTAGCCCCCCCACCTCTACCTCAAGCTCCTCTCCCTCTGTCAGAGCCGAGCCCTCCCTGCCCGTCCTGGGGAAGAAGCCGTTCCCGCGATCAGACAGGCTCCATGCAA GGCAGCTGAAGAGGACGAAATGTGCCGAAATTGACGTGGAGACGCCCGACTCCATCCTGGTGAACACCAACCTCCGGGCTCTGATCAACAAGCACACCTTCTCCTTGCTCCCCGTGGACGGCCAGCAGCggctgcttctgctgctcccgGAGGTGGACCGGCAG gcTGGGGTGGACGGTTTGCTGAAGCTGAGCACTTCGGCTCTCAACAACGAGTTCTTCACTTCAGCAGCCCAGGGTTGGAAGGAGCGGCTCTCGGAAG GGGAGTTCACCCCAGAGATGCAGCTGCGGCTGCGGCAGGagctggagaaagagaagaaagtggAGCCGTGGAAGGAGCGTTTCTTTGAAAGCTACTACGGCCAGAG TTCTGGGCTGAGTCCCGAAGAGGCCAGGCTCCTCACCTCCTCTCCCACGGCGGTTCAGAGAGATGCCCCCGCCAGGAGCACGGGAACCCTGCTGCAGAAAGGTCCGCCTGCCTCCGTCGCTGGGCCTCCTGGCGGAGAGGCGGCCGGTCCCCCAGCCCGGGGGACCAAGACGCCGGATCTCTCGGCTTGCCATGTGGAGCCCGCCGTGGCGGCTCCTGGCAAGGAAGAGGCTGTCTCTCCAGCGCCCTCTCCTGTGGCGCCGCCAGCGCCCGCCAGAGTCGCGGAGATGCCGGGGCCTCTCGCCGCAGCGGGCGGCCCCTCCTGGATCGGTGGCCAGGCTGCCTGCAGGCCTTCCTTGGGGGTGAAGGCAGAGGATGAGCCCCTCCAGGGAGAGCcgggggaggaggaggcgccaGCCCCAGCCAAGAGCTCCAGCCAACCAAAGAGCCCGGCGGCCGGTCCTGGACCCGGTTCTCCTCCTGAGAAAGAGGCCCAGGGGAGGCCCCCCAAGGAGGAAGACGTTGCCGCTGCCCTGGAGCCGATGGACACCGCTGGAGGCCAGGCGCTCAAGAGGAGGACGGGCGCTCCTGAGGAGGAGGGTCTGGCCACGCCCGAGAAGCGGCCCCTCCTGACTGAGCAGAGCCCCTCGAGGCCACCTTTTCAGGCCCCCCCACAGCACTTTCCCACCCCACCTGTGCCAAAGGTCCCTCCGCTCAGG ATTCCCATCTCCAGGATCCAACGAGGGCCGGCGCCCTTTCCTGCCGGCCAGTGCCCCCCCAGGGCCAGCCCCCCTCTCGCCCTCGGCGGTCCCCGCAGGACTGGGGCCCGGACGCTGGCCGACATCAAGGCCCGGGCTCAGATGGCCCGGGCCCAgcgggccgccgccgctgccgccgccgccgcctcgcttTCTGCTGCTCCTGCCTCCCTGGTGGGGACCATCCCGGGGCCGGGGCCAGGTGGGGGGAGAGCCGAGGAGGGGAGGGGCCCTGCCCCCGGGGGGCCGCGTGGAGCTGCGCTGGGCCTGGTCTCCCCTGGAGGCGGGGCAGGTCCCGGAGGGCCTGGGCTCCCCCCTCCCGACCCCTGGCCCCCCACCCAGCGCCCAGCCTCCGGCGGTGCTGCGAGAACACAGCTACAGCCGGCTCCCACCGCCCGGCCCGGAGCGCCGGCAGAGACCTCGCCCCCCGCCCAGCCGGCAGTGAGGGCGGCCCCCAGCCCCTCGCTGGGCGTACGGGGGCCTCCCTCGACCTCGGCACCCGGGAGGGTCATTTCCTGGAAGGCCTCTCCAGCTCCCACCCAGGACTCCCAGCCGGCCTCTGGCTTTGGGGCCCCTGTTTCTGGggccagccccccctcccccctgctgcCCATCTCTCAGGCGTCTTCTGAATCCTTCaaaagccctcctcctcctcctcccccggcATCTCCTGCAGGTGCTGGGCTGGCTCTGCCCAGCAGCCCTTGGCCGGCAGCCCCAGCCAGCCTCAACCTGACCCCCAGCTCCTCGGGGGCAAGCCGGAGCCCCGCAGGTCCCGCCCGGGCCGCCAGCAGCACCCGCATTCCTGCCAACAACCCGCTGGTGGCTCAGCTGCTGCAGGGCAAGGAGGTCCCCCTGGAGCAGATCCTGCCCAAGCCCCTCGTGCTCCGTGTGGAGATGAAGACGGTCGCGCTCCCCGTGGCGAAGGCAGGCCAGGAGCCACCTGCCACCCCTCGGCTTCTCCCTCCCAGGGACGCTGCAGAAGGACGGCCgcccctcctctctttcccctcGGGAGGGAGGGCCCTGGGCTCCCCCCTGGGGGGCAGGCCTGCTCCCGGTTCAGCCTTCTCTCAGCCCGACCAGCTGGGGGCCACTTCTGCTGGCCTGGGCTCCTGCCAGGAAGCTTCAGGGCCAGCAGCCCAGGAGCCGCTCTGCCAAGGCCTGACGCAGAGGGGCACCCCACGGGCTCTGCCGGCTGGccctcccccgcctccccacTTGCCCGCAAGCCGGAGCTTCGTGCTGGGATTTGCCGGCAGAAGGACCTCCAGACCGGCCATGTCCGGACACTACCTTCTGAACATTTCCACCTACGGGCGCTGCCCGGAAAACCTTCGGAGGAGTCTGGCCGTGCCTCCCCCAGAGAGCTGCCTGGgcccggaggaagaggaggaggaggaggaggaggaagagccagaTGCCGGAGGCAGCAGCGCTGGCGTCAGtgacaaggaagagggaggagaggcGGTGCCCTGCGATGCCGAGCACCATGTAGCCCATGTGGTGGTACAGGAGGAGACCCCGGCTCACCAGCGAGGAGAAGCCGGAGCCCAAGGGATCCCCAGAACCGGCGCAGAGAAAGGAGAGCAGGGGACCGGAGGCCGGAAGGAGGGGGGCCGCCTCCTGTTCTCAGCTGGCCAAGGCGACACGGCCGAAAGAAGCACCGTGGCCAGGGACTTCCTCCAGACCACCCAGACTGTGACGGGGGAGCGGAGGCCTCGCCGCACGGAGCTTTGCGCCAGTGCCCCGGTGGACGTGACCTCGCCCCGGCCCCAACtgttctccccctctccccctccccggtTCTTTGGGGGCCCTGGGGCTGCCCCCCAGCTGGTCAGGACCGGCTACAGCGGCACCATCAACGTCTCCACTTCTCCGGACCTCCACCAGGAGGCGCTGCTGTCAGGGCTCTCGGACCCCAGCGGCATGGGGGACGTGGTGTCCTTCTCCGTGACGGTCACCACCATCCCCAGCGGGCAGGCGAGGAGCGCCAGCGGCGGCCTCGGGCAGCCCCTCCTCCACGGCCAGGCCTTTTCGGAAGACGGGGGCCTGGAGGACCTGCCCTCCAAGTGCTACTGCCGCCTGAAAGCCATGATTGTCTGCAAGGGCTGCGGCGCCTTCTGCCACGACGACTGCATCGGCCCCTCCAAGCTCTGCGTGGCCTGCCTGGTGGTGCGGTAG